The following coding sequences lie in one Candidatus Neptunochlamydia sp. REUL1 genomic window:
- a CDS encoding IS5 family transposase: MRNWKQYNTSLKNRGSITFWFSPEVIEKWYSNENLGSRGRPKFYSDDAILCALMIRAVFHCKLRQLQGFIESLIAILGLNLNCPHYSVFSRRARHLKIPLKRPLKSGESLNVIFDSTRLKVFGEGEWKTRKHGYSKRRTWRKLHVGMCVDSNEIVIGALSSNNVTDDAAMVEMMDCLDDFSLGDVYGDGAYDTIDCRMAVDDRGGRPVIPPPKNARLHKKDPAPCLAQRNTAIEEIRRGGEDGRKLWKEKVGYHKRSLVETFMFRFKTIVGDKPRSRTWGNQFTESMIKLQALNCMTELGMPDSYKVIN; this comes from the coding sequence ATCCGAAACTGGAAGCAGTATAACACTTCATTGAAAAATAGGGGGAGCATCACTTTTTGGTTTAGTCCCGAAGTTATAGAGAAGTGGTATTCCAACGAAAATTTAGGCAGTCGAGGTCGGCCAAAATTCTACTCTGATGACGCCATTCTATGTGCCTTGATGATACGCGCAGTTTTTCATTGCAAACTTCGTCAACTTCAGGGCTTTATCGAGTCACTTATTGCGATCTTAGGTCTCAACCTTAACTGCCCCCATTACTCAGTCTTCTCTCGGAGAGCCAGACATCTGAAAATCCCTTTAAAAAGGCCTCTTAAGTCAGGGGAAAGCTTGAATGTGATTTTCGATTCTACCAGATTGAAAGTTTTTGGTGAGGGTGAATGGAAAACCCGCAAGCATGGATACTCTAAAAGGAGAACATGGAGAAAACTTCATGTGGGCATGTGTGTTGATTCGAATGAGATTGTTATTGGAGCTCTGAGCTCAAATAATGTAACTGATGACGCAGCTATGGTTGAGATGATGGATTGCCTAGACGACTTCTCGTTGGGAGATGTTTACGGTGACGGGGCCTATGACACAATAGATTGTCGGATGGCCGTAGATGATCGAGGGGGAAGGCCGGTCATTCCACCACCAAAAAATGCCCGCCTTCACAAGAAAGATCCCGCTCCATGCTTGGCTCAAAGAAATACAGCTATAGAGGAAATCAGGCGAGGTGGAGAAGATGGGAGAAAGCTTTGGAAGGAGAAAGTGGGATATCATAAAAGGTCTTTGGTCGAGACTTTCATGTTCCGATTCAAGACGATTGTAGGAGACAAACCTCGCTCAAGAACCTGGGGAAATCAATTTACCGAATCTATGATAAAGCTCCAAGCTCTGAACTGTATGACCGAACTGGGTATGCCAGATAGTTATAAAGTGATAAACTGA
- a CDS encoding CPBP family intramembrane glutamic endopeptidase produces MEKEVILLEFPKKARDSYSHIPEYKTIMVGLGIGVLRVATSRLCINSLPWLNKLLKPAPMKLTPAALIPIASSLTAPFGEEPLFRGHLSKESKYHILLANAVVFGALHGLISGSPEWRISRVFMSTIGGLYYCAAQSITGDLWAPTIAHLTYNAFSLADALTRN; encoded by the coding sequence TTGGAGAAAGAAGTGATTTTATTAGAATTTCCAAAAAAGGCCCGTGATTCTTATTCGCATATCCCTGAATATAAAACAATTATGGTTGGCTTAGGTATCGGTGTTTTAAGAGTTGCCACATCGCGCCTTTGCATCAACTCTCTCCCATGGTTAAATAAACTTTTGAAACCAGCACCTATGAAATTGACTCCTGCTGCTCTAATCCCAATTGCATCAAGCCTTACTGCCCCTTTTGGTGAAGAACCTCTTTTTCGAGGGCATTTATCGAAGGAATCCAAATACCACATACTTTTAGCAAATGCTGTCGTATTTGGTGCCTTGCATGGACTCATCAGCGGTTCACCTGAATGGCGAATCTCAAGAGTTTTCATGTCTACAATTGGTGGCCTCTATTACTGCGCCGCGCAAAGTATCACCGGTGATCTTTGGGCCCCTACTATTGCTCATCTAACGTACAATGCTTTTTCATTAGCTGATGCTCTTACAAGAAACTAA
- a CDS encoding IS630 transposase-related protein: MTYSLDFRKKVLSIRSKEKLSFAQVARRFGVSVNSVFLWSKRLEPRRTKIRPAIKIDREILMEDIKKYPDAFNYERAHRLNVSTSGIRCAMKRLRISYKKNAQPSQGLRNKKTNLSRENRRI, from the coding sequence ATGACATATTCGCTAGATTTTAGAAAAAAAGTTCTATCAATCCGAAGCAAAGAAAAATTAAGCTTTGCCCAAGTAGCAAGACGCTTTGGAGTAAGTGTAAATAGTGTGTTTCTCTGGTCTAAGAGGTTAGAGCCGAGGCGCACTAAAATCAGACCTGCAATAAAGATTGATAGAGAGATCTTGATGGAGGATATCAAGAAATACCCTGATGCCTTCAACTATGAACGAGCACATCGTCTCAACGTAAGCACTTCAGGCATTCGGTGTGCCATGAAGAGGCTAAGAATTAGCTATAAAAAAAACGCTCAACCATCCCAAGGCCTGCGAAACAAAAAGACAAATCTTTCAAGGGAAAATCGCAGAATATAA
- a CDS encoding transposase, producing the protein MAEYKCLGKPIVHIDESGFAHDMPRTHGYSKIGQRCFGTHDWGAKGRTNAIGALLGTSLLTLALFECNINTDAFSIWAEEDLLPKLPSESILVMDNASFHKSKSMQEKIHAADHALEYLPPYSPDLNPIEHKWAQAKSKRRKYQCGIDELFKEHCL; encoded by the coding sequence ATCGCAGAATATAAATGTTTGGGAAAGCCAATTGTACATATTGATGAAAGCGGGTTTGCCCATGATATGCCCCGCACCCACGGTTACTCCAAAATAGGACAGCGATGTTTTGGCACTCATGATTGGGGAGCAAAAGGAAGAACAAATGCAATAGGGGCATTACTTGGAACAAGCCTCCTTACACTTGCGTTATTCGAGTGCAACATTAATACAGATGCCTTTTCCATTTGGGCAGAGGAGGACTTGCTACCGAAACTTCCCTCTGAAAGTATTCTGGTTATGGATAATGCTTCATTCCATAAAAGCAAATCTATGCAAGAGAAGATCCACGCTGCAGACCATGCCTTGGAATATCTTCCTCCCTATTCCCCTGATCTAAACCCTATTGAACACAAGTGGGCACAGGCAAAGTCTAAGCGAAGAAAATATCAATGTGGAATAGACGAACTTTTCAAGGAGCACTGCCTATAA
- a CDS encoding metallophosphoesterase, translated as MKIWALADLHLPFGSSGKNMEVFGPAWENYTARIEENWKKHVGDEDLMLIAGDISWAMKLEDAMKDLGWIDALPGKKVILKGNHDYWWPSNKKLAEILPPSIQFVNNTAITIGDVTIGGVRLWDSPEYTFKDYITFVENPLAKEKPLDLEKSKRIFERDLQRLRISLEQMDRKANYRIVMTHYPPISADLQDSQTSKILEEFNINVCVFGHLHNVKKERSLFGEKNQILYLFTAADYLGFDPMLVRG; from the coding sequence TTGAAAATATGGGCTTTAGCTGATCTTCACCTCCCCTTTGGTTCTTCCGGGAAAAACATGGAAGTATTTGGTCCTGCTTGGGAAAATTATACTGCTCGTATTGAAGAAAACTGGAAGAAACACGTGGGCGATGAGGATCTGATGCTTATTGCTGGAGACATTTCTTGGGCGATGAAGCTCGAAGATGCAATGAAAGATCTAGGGTGGATTGATGCGCTTCCCGGCAAAAAAGTGATTCTGAAAGGAAACCATGACTATTGGTGGCCTTCGAACAAAAAGCTTGCTGAGATTCTTCCCCCCTCTATTCAGTTTGTAAACAATACCGCCATCACGATTGGAGATGTGACAATTGGAGGGGTCCGTCTTTGGGATAGCCCAGAATACACCTTCAAAGACTACATCACCTTTGTAGAAAATCCTTTGGCAAAAGAAAAACCCTTAGACCTGGAAAAATCGAAACGAATTTTTGAAAGAGACCTTCAACGCTTGAGAATAAGTCTAGAGCAGATGGACCGAAAAGCAAACTACCGCATTGTAATGACCCACTATCCTCCAATCAGCGCCGACCTTCAAGATTCACAAACCTCAAAAATTTTAGAAGAATTTAACATCAATGTTTGTGTATTTGGTCACTTGCATAATGTGAAGAAAGAGCGCTCTCTTTTCGGGGAAAAGAATCAGATTCTATACTTATTTACCGCTGCAGATTATTTAGGATTTGACCCTATGCTGGTGAGAGGGTAA